From the Rhodopirellula bahusiensis genome, one window contains:
- a CDS encoding integrase core domain-containing protein, with translation ARTKARAWREDFNTRRPHSSLGYLTPTEFALRSAASVRPTASLQQHCESPIPIPQPNLS, from the coding sequence CGCACGGACGAAAGCACGAGCTTGGCGGGAGGACTTCAACACACGCCGCCCGCACAGTTCGCTTGGCTACCTGACCCCAACGGAGTTCGCGCTTCGCAGTGCTGCTTCCGTTCGGCCTACGGCCTCACTCCAGCAGCACTGCGAATCACCGATCCCAATTCCCCAACCCAATCTTTCATAA